One stretch of Microcebus murinus isolate Inina chromosome 12, M.murinus_Inina_mat1.0, whole genome shotgun sequence DNA includes these proteins:
- the ARPC5L gene encoding actin-related protein 2/3 complex subunit 5-like protein, with protein sequence MARNTLSSRFRRVDIDEFDENKFVDEQEEAAAAAGEPGPDPSEVDGLLRQGDMLRAFHAALRNSPVNTKNQAVKERAQGVVLKVLTNFKSSEIEQAVQSLDRNGVDLLMKYIYKGFEKPTENSSAVLLQWHEKALAVGGLGSIIRVLTARKTV encoded by the exons ATGGCCCGGAACACGCTGTCCTCGCGCTTTCGCCGGGTGGACATCGACGAGTTTGACGAGAACAAATTCGTGGACGAgcaggaggaggcggcggcggcggcgggagagCCAGGCCCGGACCCTAGCGAAGTGGACGGGCTCCTGCGACA AGGGGACATGCTTCGGGCATTTCATGCAGCCTTGCGGAACTCTCCCGTCAACACCAAGAATCAAGCTGTGAAG GAGCGAGCCCAGGGTGTGGTGCTGAAAGTGCTCACAAACTTCAAGAGTAGTGAAATTGAGCAGGCTGTGCAGTCACTGGACAGAAATGGCGTTGACTTGTTAATGAAGTACATTTATAAAGGGTTTGAGAAGCCCACAGAAAATAGCAGCGCAGTGTTACTCCAGTGGCATGAAAAG GCCTTAGCAGTAGGAGGACTAGGCTCCATTATAAGAGTTCTTACAGCAAgaaagactgtttaa